From a region of the Helianthus annuus cultivar XRQ/B chromosome 5, HanXRQr2.0-SUNRISE, whole genome shotgun sequence genome:
- the LOC110941205 gene encoding probable L-ascorbate peroxidase 6, chloroplastic/mitochondrial isoform X2: MAANCLPPTATLSGAATTTTHRRSPPSPATTVSPSSVSFHFLSSSASLKPLRLSHQRRLKVRVSGGDLGAVVVTKCVASDPVQIKSAREDIKELLRTTFSHPILVRLGWHDAGTYNKNIEEWPQRGGANGSLRFDVEQKHAANAGLVNAMKLLQPIKDKYAGVTYADLFQLASATAIEEAGGPKIPMKYGRVDVTGPEQCPEEGRLPDAGPPSPADHLRDVFYRMGLTDKDIVALSGAHTLGRSRPERSGWGKPETKYTKDGPGAPGGQSWTVKWLRFDNSYFKDIKEKRDEDLLVLPTDAALFEDPSFKVYAEKYAVDEKAFFDDYAEAHAKLSNLGAKFDPPEGFTINDEPPPAAAATPEKFVAAKYSSGKD, translated from the exons ATGGCAGCCAACTGTTTACCACCAACCGCCACTCTCTCCggcgccgccaccaccaccactcaccgccgCTCTCCACCGTCCCCTGCCACCACCGTCAGTCCTTCATCCGTCTCGTTTCACTTTCTATCTTCTTCTGCATCTCTCAAACCTCTCAGATTATCTCATCAG AGGCGGTTGAAGGTTCGTGTGTCTGGTGGTGATTTAGGTGCAGTGGTTGTTACCAAGTGTGTTGCGTCTGATCCTGTGCAGATTAAGAGTGCTAGAGAGGATATTAAAGAGCTGCTTAGAACTACCTTTTCTCATCCTATTTTG GTTCGCCTAGGATGGCATGatgctggtacctacaacaaaaatatTGAAGAGTGGCCTCAACGAGGTGGAGCTAATGGAAGTTTAAGGTTTGATGTTGAACAGAAACATGCAGCCAATGCTG GGCTTGTAAATGCAATGAAGCTTCTCCAGCCTATCAAAGACAAGTATGCAGGTGTGACTTATGCGGACTTGTTTCAATTGGCTAGTGCTACAGCTATTGAG GAGGCTGGTGGTCCTAAAATTCCTATGAAGTATGGAAGAGTTGATGTCACTGGACCTGAACAATGTCCAGAAGAAGGGAGACTTCCCG ATGCTGGTCCTCCTTCACCAGCTGATCACTTGCGTGATGTTTTCTACAGAATGGGATTGACTGATAAG GACATAGTTGCCTTATCTGGGGCCCACACTTTGGGTAGGTCGCGACCAGAACGCAGCGGCTGGGGCAAGCCAGAGACAAAATACACG AAAGATGGGCCTGGAGCTCCAGGAGGACAGTCTTGGACAGTGAAGTGGTTACGCTTTGATAATTCATACTTCAAG GACATCAAAGAAAAAAGAGACGAGGATCTACTGGTTTTGCCTACAGATGCTGCTCTCTTTGAAGATCCATCTTTTAAG GTATATGCTGAGAAATATGCTGTAGATGAAAAGGCATTCTTTGATGACTATGCTGAAGCGCACGCTAAACTCAGCAATCTTGGTGCTAAGTTTGATCCACCTGAG GGATTTACAATTAATGATGAACCACCACCAGCTGCAGCTGCCACGCCTGAGAAGTTTGTAGCAGCCAAGTACTCGTCGGGAAAG GATTAA
- the LOC110939117 gene encoding protein disulfide-isomerase — translation MRLPIIILFLVTSAYLSSTADDTKDEFAVVLTLDQSNFTQTLTKHHFLVVDFYAPWCGHCKELAPEYENAASILSSNEPPITLAKVDANDEKNKDLATEYAIQSFPTLKIIKNGGKSIQDYKGPRDAQGIVAYLKKQAGPASTEIKSTEDGSDLINGDNIVIVGIFPELSGDKFNAFIALAEKLRSDYDFAHTLDAKLLPQGDSSVSGPIVRLFKPFDELVVDFEDFNSDALEKFVEEASTPTVTVFNNDPKNHPYVIKFFSTPNAKAMLFVNFSSKPFGAFESKYHDIANEHKGKGISFLIGDVEASQGAFQFYGLKEDHVPVIVINNDREKYVKPNLEPDHLESWLKEYKDGKIAPYVKSEPVPESNDQPVKVVVADNFDDVVFKSGKNVLLEMYAPWCGHCKKLGPILDKVAVSFAKDTDVVIAKMDATANDIVHEDFEIKGYPTLYFKSASGKLLKYSGKRTKEKIIDFIKNNKDDIAQQDSRKEEL, via the exons ATGAGGCTTCCGATCATTATTCTCTTTCTGGTTACGTCGGCTTACCTCAGCAGCACCGCCGACGACACTAAAGATGAGTTTGCTGTTGTTCTGACTCTTGATCAATCCAATTTCACCCAAACTCTTACCAAACATCATTTTCTCGTCGTCGACTTTTATGCACCTTG GTGCGGTCACTGCAAGGAACTTGCCCCAGAG TACGAAAACGCTGCCTCTATATTGAGTAGTAACGAACCCCCGATTACTCTAGCAAAGGTCGATGCGAATGATGAAAAGAACAAAGATTTGGCCACTGAATACGCCATTCAGAGTTTCCCAACacttaaaataattaaaaatggagGGAAAAGTATTCAAGATTATAAAGGACCTAGAGATGCACAAGGAATAGTTGCTTACTTGAAGAAACAAGCCGGGCCGGCTTCTACTGAAATAAAATCTACAGAAGATGGTAGTGATCTTATTAATGGAGATAATATCGTTATT GTTGGTATTTTTCCTGAATTATCTGGAGACAAATTTAATGCATTTATAGCGTTAGCTGAAAAATTAAGATCTGATTATGACTTTGCTCATACGTTAGACGCTAAACTTTTACCGCAAGGTGATTCTTCTGTATCGGGACCTATTGTCCGATTATTCAAGCCTTTCGATGAACTTGTGGTAGATTTTGAG GATTTTAATTCGGACGCCTTAGAGAAGTTTGTTGAGGAGGCAAGCACTCCAACTGTAACTGTCTTCAATAATGATCCAAAGAATCACCCCTATGTCATCAAATTCTTTAGCACTCCCAATGCAAAG GCCATGCTTTTTGTGAACTTCAGTAGCAAGCCTTTTGGTGCTTTTGAATCAAAATATCATGACATTGCTAACGAGCACAAGGGAAAGGGAATAAGTTTCCTAATAGGCGATGTCGAGGCTAGTCAAGGTGCTTTCCAG TTTTATGGACTTAAAGAAGACCATGTTCCCGTCATCGTTATAAACAACGATAGAGAGAAGTATGTGAAACCAAACTTAGAGCCTGACCACCTTGAATCATGGTTGAAAGAGTACAAG GATGGAAAAATTGCCCCTTATGTGAAATCTGAGCCCGTACCGGAGTCAAATGATCAGCCTGTTAAGGTGGTCGTTGCTGACAATTTCGATGACGTCGTTTTCAAGTCAGGGAAAAACG TTCTGTTGGAGATGTACGCTCCATGGTGCGGGCATTGCAAAAAGTTGGGTCCGATCCTAGATAAAGTGGCTGTTTCATTTGCAAAAGACACAGATGTTGTCATTGCTAAGATG GATGCTACTGCAAATGATATTGTTCATGAAGACTTTGAAATTAAGGGTTACCCGACATTGTACTTCAAGTCAGCAAGCGGAAAGTTGTTGAAGTACAGTGGCAAGAGAACCAAAGAAAAGATTATTGATTTTATTAAGAACAACAAGGATGATATAGCACAGCAGGATTCCAGAAAAGAAGAACTATAG
- the LOC110941204 gene encoding GTP-binding protein ERG produces MKALRLLQTLANNSSRTPLKPHKNPIFLSRFYTSQPLQQNPAPEPEETHTANGNSNNGIGFDSSYYELPTIDTGKREATWDEKYRRRADKAVFKEEYDQVVKDKKYKKKGKTKNERLVEQEEKRRRSEILSRALLEVAVAETDEEDEEEEEEREVVKVEDQLSLSVGIIGAPNAGKSALTNFMVGTKVAAVSRKTNTTTHEVLGVMTKGKTQICFFDTPGLIMRSSGLPKSDVKVRVESAWSSIDLYDTLVVIFDVHRHLTRPDKRVVGLIKQMGSQVNPKQKRILCMNKVDLVENKKDLLKVADQFKDLPGYERYFMISGLKGSGVKDLTQYLMEQAVKRPWDEDPLVMTEDVMKNISLEVVREKFLDHIHQEIPYDVEHRLIDWKELRDGSIRIEQHLITNKVSQRKIIVGKNGSKIGRIGVEANEELRSIFKRHVHLILLVRLK; encoded by the exons ATGAAAGCTCTAAGACTCCTTCAAACACTCGCTAATAACTCTTCAAGAACCCCACTAAAACCCCACAAAAATCCCATCTTTCTTTCAAGATTCTACACATCACAACCCCTGCAACAAAACCCAGCACCCGAACCCGAAGAAACCCACACTGCAAATGGGAACAGTAACAATGGGATTGGGTTTGACAGCAGTTATTATGAATTACCCACTATAGATACAGGAAAAAGGGAAGCTACATGGGATGAGAAGTATAGGAGGAGGGCTGACAAGGCTGTGTTTAAGGAAGAGTATGATCAGGTGGTGAAAGATAAGAAGTATAAGAAGAAGGGTAAGACTAAGAATGAGAGGCTGGTGGAGCAGGAGGAGAAACGGAGGCGTAGCGAGATTCTTTCGAGGGCGTTGCTCGAGGTGGCGGTGGCGGAAACTGATGAGGAggatgaggaggaggaggaggagagggAGGTGGTGAAGGTGGAGGATCAGTTGTCTTTGTCGGTTGGGATTATTGGTGCTCCGAATGCTGGAAAGTCTGCACTTACCAATTTCATG GTCGGGACGAAGGTTGCTGCAGTTTCACGGAAGACCAACACAACTACACATGAAGTATTAGGAGTGATGACAAAAGGAAAAACACAAATA TGTTTCTTTGACACTCCGGGGCTTATTATGAGAAGTAGTGGACTCCCAAAATCCGATGTTAAAGTTCGAGTTGAAAGCGCATGGAGTTCAATTGATCTTTACGACACGCTCGTTGTTATATTTGATGTTCATAGACATCTTACCAG GCCTGATAAAAGAGTGGTAGGACTTATTAAACAAATGGGTTCACAAGTAAATCCAAAGCAAAAGCGAATATTATGCATGAATAAAGTCGATTTGGTAGAGAATAAGAAAGATTTGTTGAAAGTTGCTGATCAGTTTAAAGATCTTCCTGGATATGAAAG GTATTTCATGATTTCTGGACTAAAGGGTTCTGGAGTCAAAGATCTTACACAATATTTGATGGAACAG gcAGTTAAAAGACCATGGGATGAAGATCCTCTCGTCATGACCGAAGATGTTATGAAGAACATATCATTAGAAGTTGTCAGGGAAAAATTTCTAGACCATATTCATCAG GAGATTCCGTATGATGTTGAACATCGATTAATAGATTGGAAAGAGTTGAGGGATGGTTCCATAAGGATTGAGCAGCATCTCATCACCAACAAAGTTAGCCAACGCAAAATTATTGTCGGCAAGAATGGTTCTAAAATAGG GAGAATAGGCGTTGAAGCCAACGAAGAATTGAGATCCATATTCAAACGACATGTTCATCTGATCCTTTTGGTCCGACTCAAATGA
- the LOC110941205 gene encoding probable L-ascorbate peroxidase 6, chloroplastic/mitochondrial isoform X1, giving the protein MAANCLPPTATLSGAATTTTHRRSPPSPATTVSPSSVSFHFLSSSASLKPLRLSHQRRLKVRVSGGDLGAVVVTKCVASDPVQIKSAREDIKELLRTTFSHPILVRLGWHDAGTYNKNIEEWPQRGGANGSLRFDVEQKHAANAGLVNAMKLLQPIKDKYAGVTYADLFQLASATAIEEAGGPKIPMKYGRVDVTGPEQCPEEGRLPDAGPPSPADHLRDVFYRMGLTDKDIVALSGAHTLGRSRPERSGWGKPETKYTKDGPGAPGGQSWTVKWLRFDNSYFKDIKEKRDEDLLVLPTDAALFEDPSFKVYAEKYAVDEKAFFDDYAEAHAKLSNLGAKFDPPEGFTINDEPPPAAAATPEKFVAAKYSSGKSGLSDSMKQKIRAEYEGFGGSPDKPLQTNYFLNIMIVIAVLAIVTSLLGN; this is encoded by the exons ATGGCAGCCAACTGTTTACCACCAACCGCCACTCTCTCCggcgccgccaccaccaccactcaccgccgCTCTCCACCGTCCCCTGCCACCACCGTCAGTCCTTCATCCGTCTCGTTTCACTTTCTATCTTCTTCTGCATCTCTCAAACCTCTCAGATTATCTCATCAG AGGCGGTTGAAGGTTCGTGTGTCTGGTGGTGATTTAGGTGCAGTGGTTGTTACCAAGTGTGTTGCGTCTGATCCTGTGCAGATTAAGAGTGCTAGAGAGGATATTAAAGAGCTGCTTAGAACTACCTTTTCTCATCCTATTTTG GTTCGCCTAGGATGGCATGatgctggtacctacaacaaaaatatTGAAGAGTGGCCTCAACGAGGTGGAGCTAATGGAAGTTTAAGGTTTGATGTTGAACAGAAACATGCAGCCAATGCTG GGCTTGTAAATGCAATGAAGCTTCTCCAGCCTATCAAAGACAAGTATGCAGGTGTGACTTATGCGGACTTGTTTCAATTGGCTAGTGCTACAGCTATTGAG GAGGCTGGTGGTCCTAAAATTCCTATGAAGTATGGAAGAGTTGATGTCACTGGACCTGAACAATGTCCAGAAGAAGGGAGACTTCCCG ATGCTGGTCCTCCTTCACCAGCTGATCACTTGCGTGATGTTTTCTACAGAATGGGATTGACTGATAAG GACATAGTTGCCTTATCTGGGGCCCACACTTTGGGTAGGTCGCGACCAGAACGCAGCGGCTGGGGCAAGCCAGAGACAAAATACACG AAAGATGGGCCTGGAGCTCCAGGAGGACAGTCTTGGACAGTGAAGTGGTTACGCTTTGATAATTCATACTTCAAG GACATCAAAGAAAAAAGAGACGAGGATCTACTGGTTTTGCCTACAGATGCTGCTCTCTTTGAAGATCCATCTTTTAAG GTATATGCTGAGAAATATGCTGTAGATGAAAAGGCATTCTTTGATGACTATGCTGAAGCGCACGCTAAACTCAGCAATCTTGGTGCTAAGTTTGATCCACCTGAG GGATTTACAATTAATGATGAACCACCACCAGCTGCAGCTGCCACGCCTGAGAAGTTTGTAGCAGCCAAGTACTCGTCGGGAAAG AGCGGGCTTTCAGATTCTATGAAGCAGAAGATCCGCGCAGAGTATGAAGGGTTCGGCGGAAGCCCTGATAAACCTCTCcaaacaaactattttctcaataTTATGATTGTCATTGCTGTTTTGGCAATTGTGACATCTCTTCTTGGTAACTGA